The following are encoded together in the Gaiellales bacterium genome:
- the eno gene encoding phosphopyruvate hydratase: protein MSAIVSVTGREILDSRGNPTVEVDVVLESGAGGRAAVPSGASTGAHEAVELRDGDPARYGGKGVLQAVGHVNSAIASALQGIDATDQRLVDSYLIELDGSENKGHLGANAMLGTSLATAKAAAAEAGLSLYRYVGGAGAHILPVPMMNVLNGGVHADNSVDMQEFMIVPVGAESFAEGLRMCSETYHALKALLKGRGLETNVGDEGGFAPNLSSNEEAIAAIMEAAENAGHSRSIMIALDPAATELYRDGAYHLAGEGRTLRAGEMVDLYDDLSTRYPVVSIEDGLAEDDWDGWAHLTERLGDRLQLVGDDIFVTNTSRIREGIRMRIGNAVLMKLNQIGTLSETLDAIRLASSAAYASVISHRSGETEDTTIADLVVATGCGQIKTGAPARSDRVAKYNQLVRIEEELGASARYPGRAAFAALAAAPSSAR, encoded by the coding sequence ATGAGCGCCATCGTGTCGGTCACCGGCCGCGAGATCCTCGACTCCCGCGGCAATCCCACCGTCGAGGTGGACGTCGTGCTCGAGTCGGGCGCCGGCGGCCGCGCCGCGGTGCCCTCGGGGGCGTCGACCGGCGCGCACGAGGCGGTCGAGCTGCGCGACGGCGATCCGGCCCGCTACGGCGGCAAGGGCGTGCTCCAGGCGGTGGGGCACGTGAATTCCGCGATCGCGTCGGCGCTGCAGGGGATCGACGCCACCGATCAGCGCCTGGTCGACTCCTACCTGATCGAGCTCGACGGCTCCGAGAACAAGGGCCACCTGGGCGCGAACGCCATGCTCGGCACGTCGCTCGCCACGGCGAAGGCGGCGGCCGCGGAGGCGGGCCTCTCGCTCTACCGCTACGTCGGCGGCGCCGGCGCGCACATCCTGCCCGTACCCATGATGAACGTCCTGAACGGCGGCGTGCACGCGGACAACAGCGTCGACATGCAGGAGTTCATGATCGTGCCGGTCGGCGCCGAGTCGTTCGCGGAGGGGCTGCGGATGTGCTCCGAGACCTACCACGCCCTGAAGGCGCTCCTGAAGGGCCGCGGCCTCGAAACGAACGTCGGCGACGAGGGCGGGTTCGCGCCCAACCTGAGCTCGAACGAGGAGGCGATCGCGGCGATCATGGAGGCGGCCGAGAACGCCGGCCACTCGAGGTCGATCATGATCGCGCTCGACCCGGCAGCGACGGAGCTCTACCGCGACGGCGCCTACCACCTGGCCGGCGAGGGCCGCACGCTGCGAGCGGGGGAGATGGTCGACCTCTACGACGACCTCTCGACGCGGTATCCGGTTGTCTCGATCGAGGACGGCCTGGCCGAGGACGACTGGGACGGCTGGGCGCACCTGACCGAGCGGCTCGGCGACCGGCTCCAGCTGGTCGGCGACGACATCTTCGTCACCAACACGAGCCGCATCCGCGAGGGCATCCGCATGCGCATCGGGAACGCCGTGCTCATGAAGCTGAACCAGATCGGCACGCTGTCGGAGACGCTCGACGCCATCCGGCTCGCGTCGTCCGCGGCCTACGCGAGCGTCATCTCCCACCGCTCCGGCGAGACCGAGGACACGACGATCGCCGACCTCGTCGTCGCCACCGGCTGCGGCCAGATCAAGACCGGCGCGCCGGCCCGCAGCGACCGCGTGGCCAAGTACAACCAGCTCGTCCGCATCGAGGAGGAGCTGGGCGCCTCCGCGCGCTATCCCGGCCGCGCGGCGTTCGCCGCCCTCGCCGCCGCTCCGTCTTCGGCGCGGTGA
- the pyk gene encoding pyruvate kinase — MTEPRPRRTKIVCTIGPASSDPETIEQLAWSGMDAARLNFSHGDQETHRETLASVRRAQALIGRPLAVIADLQGPKIRIGRIGEPRSVNPGDTLVLTAPGEGAPGDLDVTFAGIADTVAPGREVLINDGMVRTRVASVEGARVITRVEVGGLISSGKGVNLPGTYLPIASLTEKDESDLDFALGIGADYIALSFVRTAADVEHLRERIDAAGSHARIVAKIEKAEAIENLDDIVAASDAVMVARGDLGVEIGAADVPLVQKLIIRTGRDAGRAVITATQMLESMIHQPEPTRAEASDVANAVLDGTSALMLSGETAVGAYPLEAVATMNRIARAVEPSLTYHDAGRRREGDLGMILAHAACDVAEDLDAGVIACPTQSGSTARNVSRFRPRRPIVAASPDPVVLQQLALEWAVVPIVIEGATSTEDLWRRTVDAIRASGLAATGERVVLSGGTRLNRPGTTDHVVVRTIE, encoded by the coding sequence GTGACGGAACCCCGGCCGCGCCGCACCAAGATCGTCTGCACGATCGGGCCGGCATCGTCCGATCCGGAGACGATCGAGCAGCTGGCCTGGTCGGGCATGGACGCCGCCCGGCTGAACTTCTCCCACGGCGACCAGGAGACGCACCGCGAGACGCTCGCCTCCGTGCGCCGGGCCCAGGCGCTGATCGGCCGGCCGCTGGCGGTGATCGCCGACCTCCAGGGCCCCAAGATCCGGATCGGCCGGATCGGCGAGCCGCGGTCGGTGAACCCGGGCGACACGCTCGTCCTGACCGCGCCGGGCGAGGGCGCGCCGGGCGATCTCGACGTCACCTTCGCGGGCATCGCCGACACGGTCGCGCCCGGCCGCGAGGTGCTGATAAACGACGGCATGGTGCGCACCCGGGTCGCCTCGGTCGAGGGCGCGCGAGTCATCACCCGGGTCGAGGTCGGCGGCCTGATCTCGTCGGGGAAGGGCGTGAACCTCCCCGGCACGTACCTCCCGATCGCGTCGCTGACCGAGAAGGACGAGTCCGACCTCGACTTCGCGCTCGGGATCGGCGCCGACTACATCGCGCTGTCGTTCGTGCGCACGGCGGCGGACGTCGAGCACCTGCGCGAGCGGATCGACGCCGCCGGGTCGCACGCCCGCATCGTCGCCAAGATCGAGAAGGCCGAGGCGATCGAGAACCTCGACGACATCGTCGCCGCCAGCGACGCGGTGATGGTGGCCCGGGGCGACCTGGGCGTCGAGATCGGCGCGGCCGACGTGCCGCTCGTCCAGAAGCTCATCATCCGCACCGGCCGCGACGCCGGCCGGGCGGTGATCACGGCGACGCAGATGCTCGAGTCGATGATCCACCAGCCGGAGCCGACCCGGGCCGAGGCCTCGGACGTCGCCAACGCCGTCCTCGACGGGACGTCGGCGCTGATGCTCTCGGGCGAGACGGCGGTGGGCGCCTATCCGCTCGAGGCCGTGGCGACGATGAACCGGATCGCCCGCGCCGTCGAGCCGTCGCTGACCTACCACGACGCCGGCCGCCGCCGTGAGGGCGACCTCGGCATGATCCTCGCGCATGCGGCGTGCGACGTCGCCGAAGACCTGGACGCCGGTGTGATCGCGTGCCCGACCCAGTCGGGCTCGACCGCCCGCAACGTGTCGCGGTTCCGGCCCCGGCGGCCGATCGTCGCCGCCAGCCCCGACCCGGTCGTGCTCCAGCAGCTCGCGCTCGAGTGGGCGGTGGTGCCGATCGTGATCGAGGGCGCCACCTCGACCGAGGATCTTTGGCGGAGGACGGTCGACGCGATCCGCGCGAGCGGGCTTGCCGCCACCGGGGAGCGGGTCGTGCTCTCCGGCGGCACCCGGCTCAACCGGCCCGGCACGACCGATCACGTGGTCGTGCGCACGATCGAGTAG
- a CDS encoding DUF501 domain-containing protein yields MRCPHGRPAVIAQPAYLADGTPFPTTYYLSCPHAVARIDALEAAGGVDRYERLVASDPEAMAEYRAGAARQRGLRRPAARMADGGASLGLGVAGTSREGAVKCLHAHAAFALAEPGYALGRRILDEAAPLYPAGECCTA; encoded by the coding sequence GTGCGCTGCCCGCACGGCCGCCCGGCGGTGATCGCGCAGCCCGCCTACCTGGCCGACGGCACGCCGTTTCCGACCACGTACTACCTGAGCTGCCCCCATGCCGTCGCGCGGATCGACGCGCTCGAGGCGGCGGGCGGGGTCGACCGCTACGAGCGGCTGGTGGCGAGCGACCCCGAGGCGATGGCGGAGTACCGCGCTGGGGCGGCCCGCCAGCGCGGGCTGCGACGGCCGGCGGCGCGGATGGCCGACGGCGGCGCGAGCCTTGGGCTCGGCGTCGCCGGGACGAGCCGGGAGGGCGCGGTCAAGTGCCTGCACGCCCACGCTGCCTTCGCGCTCGCAGAACCGGGCTACGCCCTCGGCCGCCGCATCCTCGACGAGGCGGCGCCGCTCTACCCGGCCGGGGAGTGCTGCACGGCGTGA
- a CDS encoding TlpA disulfide reductase family protein, which translates to MRRGVRLALQAAAVALLAALIGLFARSLLQGSTTVSAELNDGQRPSAPNFSLPQLDGRGDIALRSFRGKVVVLNFWASWCPPCQEEAPLFNQIQDTYRRRGVAVVGIDSQDFANDARAFARRLHVSYTLVRDSSNDVTNRWGVTSGFPVTFVIDRSGAVQKMFSTQVDGQMLQSALRPLLRAGAA; encoded by the coding sequence GTGCGCAGAGGCGTGAGACTCGCGCTGCAAGCGGCCGCGGTCGCCTTGCTCGCCGCCCTGATCGGGCTGTTCGCTCGCAGCCTGCTGCAGGGGTCGACCACGGTCTCGGCCGAGCTGAACGACGGCCAGCGCCCGTCCGCACCCAACTTCAGCCTGCCCCAGTTGGACGGCCGCGGCGACATCGCCCTTCGCAGCTTCCGCGGCAAGGTCGTCGTCCTCAACTTCTGGGCGTCGTGGTGCCCGCCCTGCCAGGAGGAGGCGCCGCTCTTCAACCAGATCCAGGACACGTACCGCCGCCGCGGCGTGGCCGTCGTCGGCATCGACTCGCAGGACTTTGCGAACGACGCGCGCGCCTTCGCCCGCCGCCTGCACGTGAGCTACACGCTCGTGCGCGACTCCTCGAACGACGTCACCAACCGCTGGGGCGTCACGAGCGGCTTCCCGGTGACCTTCGTGATCGACCGTTCGGGGGCGGTGCAGAAGATGTTCTCGACCCAGGTCGACGGCCAGATGCTGCAATCGGCGCTGCGCCCGCTGCTGCGAGCGGGAGCGGCATGA
- a CDS encoding cytochrome c-type biogenesis protein CcmH, translated as MRRATLAAALALAALLVFPAVAEACNGWSEPDMETQLMCPTCHQVLAYSQSTIATNIRAHLHQWCGAGWTSGQVKDRLIAQFGQEILASPPKHGFDLLAWVIPGAALLVGAIVAAVLATRWRGRRGPPPPPPVDPSFSARIDADMARFE; from the coding sequence ATGAGGCGGGCGACCCTCGCCGCGGCGCTCGCGCTCGCCGCCCTGCTTGTCTTCCCGGCGGTCGCCGAGGCCTGCAACGGCTGGAGCGAGCCGGACATGGAGACGCAGCTCATGTGCCCCACCTGCCACCAGGTGCTGGCGTACTCGCAGTCGACGATCGCGACCAACATCCGCGCCCACCTGCACCAGTGGTGCGGAGCCGGGTGGACGTCGGGCCAGGTGAAGGACCGCCTGATCGCCCAGTTCGGGCAGGAGATCCTGGCGTCGCCGCCCAAGCACGGGTTCGATCTCCTGGCATGGGTGATCCCGGGCGCGGCGCTGCTGGTCGGCGCGATCGTCGCCGCGGTCCTGGCCACGCGCTGGCGCGGCCGGCGCGGGCCGCCGCCGCCTCCTCCGGTCGACCCGTCCTTCTCGGCCCGGATCGACGCCGACATGGCCCGGTTCGAGTGA
- a CDS encoding cytochrome c biogenesis protein CcdA, with the protein MREAAVAFSAGLLSFATPCVLPLVPAYLGAIGARSTDPRRALQASVPFVLGFSLVFIALGAGAGLAGGALTDHRAELIKLSGIVIVAMGLIMLGLIPVPGLERTLAPGLERAHASGSALLLGGAFGLAWTPCIGPVLGSIITLAATGATAARGAALLAAYAAGLAVPFLVAGVALGRVMSSARFVRDRYTLVRAVSGAVLIAAGLLVFFDKTYLVNAWVGQFTS; encoded by the coding sequence GTGAGGGAGGCCGCCGTCGCGTTCTCGGCGGGCCTCCTGTCGTTCGCGACGCCGTGCGTGCTTCCGCTGGTGCCGGCGTACCTGGGCGCGATCGGCGCCCGCTCGACCGATCCGCGCCGGGCGCTGCAGGCGTCGGTGCCGTTCGTACTCGGCTTCTCGCTCGTATTCATCGCGCTCGGGGCGGGGGCGGGGCTCGCCGGGGGCGCGCTGACCGACCACCGGGCCGAGCTGATCAAGCTGTCCGGGATCGTGATCGTGGCGATGGGCCTCATCATGCTCGGCCTGATCCCGGTCCCCGGCCTCGAGCGGACGCTGGCGCCGGGCCTCGAGCGTGCGCACGCGTCGGGCTCGGCGCTCCTGCTGGGCGGCGCGTTCGGCCTGGCCTGGACGCCGTGCATCGGCCCCGTGCTCGGGTCGATCATCACGCTCGCCGCCACCGGGGCGACCGCTGCCCGCGGCGCCGCCCTCCTGGCCGCGTATGCCGCCGGGCTGGCCGTGCCGTTCCTCGTGGCGGGGGTCGCGCTCGGGCGGGTGATGTCGAGCGCCCGGTTCGTGCGCGACCGCTACACGCTCGTCCGCGCCGTCTCCGGGGCCGTCCTGATCGCCGCCGGCCTGCTCGTGTTCTTCGACAAGACCTACCTCGTGAACGCCTGGGTGGGCCAGTTCACGTCGTGA
- a CDS encoding ferredoxin family protein: MTYIIAEPCIDLKDKSCIDVCPVDCIHEFARMLVIDPEECIDCGACEPECPVEAIYPEDALPDKWEPFVKINYAYPDGETIDKLTNEAKPPE, encoded by the coding sequence TTGACGTACATCATCGCGGAGCCGTGCATCGATCTGAAGGACAAGTCGTGCATCGACGTGTGCCCGGTCGACTGCATCCACGAATTCGCCCGCATGCTCGTGATCGACCCAGAGGAGTGCATCGATTGCGGCGCCTGCGAGCCGGAGTGCCCGGTCGAGGCGATCTACCCCGAGGACGCGTTGCCGGACAAGTGGGAGCCGTTCGTCAAGATCAATTACGCCTACCCCGACGGCGAGACGATCGACAAGCTCACGAACGAGGCCAAGCCGCCCGAATGA
- a CDS encoding alkaline phosphatase family protein produces MASPRVCVIGLDGTPASYLRRRIADGFLPNLAELSRQGTLMSARAPLPPISSVSWASASTGVNPGRHGVFGFVERKPESWDLTFTNVFTIAEPQVWARAAEAGMRSVVVNIPGTYPAQPNGSGVLISGFVSPTLERSVQPPSLIPFLQERGYLIDVDLGLGHKNLEAFCEQLVAHHAARTRVLVDLLDGEACDLFYVAFTGTDRLHHFLWEQMERGEEPWTSRFHDYYAAVDASVGEIVSRLPEDCRLILLSDHGFCRLDQEVFVNRWLERDGWIALEEPAKSIASVIPSRTRAYCMDPGRLYLNLAGREPGGIVLPAEYESVRDELRRWAEGLPFVQRVATREEAFSGPHADRAPDLVLVSKNGWDLKGAVRTTDLQGKGRLTGMHTQDDAFVLVRGAHPDGEADVQDVAATALDGLGLDASGVDGRVLG; encoded by the coding sequence GTGGCCTCGCCACGGGTCTGCGTGATCGGGCTCGACGGGACGCCCGCGAGCTACCTCCGCCGCCGCATCGCCGACGGCTTCCTGCCCAACCTCGCCGAGCTCTCCCGGCAGGGCACGCTGATGTCGGCGCGGGCGCCGCTGCCGCCCATCTCGTCGGTGTCGTGGGCGAGCGCCTCGACGGGCGTGAACCCGGGCCGGCATGGCGTCTTCGGCTTCGTCGAGCGCAAGCCGGAGTCGTGGGACCTGACGTTCACCAACGTCTTCACGATCGCCGAGCCCCAGGTGTGGGCGCGGGCGGCCGAGGCCGGCATGCGCTCGGTCGTCGTGAACATCCCCGGCACCTACCCGGCCCAGCCGAACGGCTCGGGCGTGCTCATCTCGGGGTTCGTCTCGCCCACGCTCGAGCGCTCGGTGCAGCCGCCGTCGCTGATCCCGTTCCTCCAGGAGCGCGGCTACCTGATCGACGTCGACCTGGGCCTGGGGCACAAGAACCTCGAGGCGTTCTGCGAGCAGCTCGTCGCCCACCACGCCGCCCGCACGCGCGTGCTGGTCGACCTGCTGGACGGCGAGGCGTGCGACCTCTTCTACGTCGCGTTCACGGGCACCGACCGGCTGCACCACTTCCTGTGGGAGCAGATGGAGCGGGGCGAGGAGCCGTGGACGTCGCGCTTCCACGACTACTACGCCGCGGTGGACGCGTCGGTGGGCGAGATCGTCTCGCGGCTGCCCGAGGACTGCCGCCTGATCCTGCTCTCCGACCACGGCTTCTGTCGGCTCGACCAGGAGGTGTTCGTGAACCGCTGGCTCGAGCGGGACGGCTGGATCGCGCTCGAGGAGCCGGCGAAGTCGATCGCGTCGGTCATCCCCAGCCGGACGCGGGCGTACTGCATGGATCCCGGCCGCCTGTACCTGAACCTGGCGGGCCGCGAGCCGGGCGGGATCGTGCTGCCGGCCGAGTACGAGAGCGTTCGCGACGAGCTGCGCCGGTGGGCCGAGGGGCTGCCGTTCGTGCAGCGGGTGGCGACGCGCGAGGAGGCGTTCTCGGGGCCGCACGCCGACCGTGCGCCGGATCTGGTGCTCGTGTCGAAGAACGGCTGGGATCTGAAGGGCGCGGTGCGCACCACCGACCTCCAGGGCAAGGGCCGGCTGACCGGGATGCACACGCAGGACGACGCCTTCGTGCTCGTGCGCGGCGCGCATCCGGACGGCGAGGCCGACGTGCAGGACGTCGCCGCGACGGCGCTCGACGGGCTCGGGCTCGACGCCTCCGGCGTCGACGGCCGCGTCCTCGGCTAG
- a CDS encoding GNAT family N-acetyltransferase yields MSAWTFTPMTQADAEEIAGWHYPGEYAFYDADFTPESAGELLDPAQRRDQYHAARNADGELEGFAQLEPVAGATEIGLGLRPDLTGRGLGPAFTEAVIDLARRHGAGRITLAVAAFNARAIRVYERCGFVETGRHMRRLGDRDWEFADMELQSGSDPERNA; encoded by the coding sequence GTGAGCGCCTGGACGTTCACGCCGATGACCCAGGCCGATGCCGAGGAGATCGCCGGCTGGCACTACCCCGGCGAGTACGCCTTCTACGACGCCGACTTCACCCCGGAGAGCGCCGGGGAGCTGCTCGACCCGGCGCAGCGCCGCGACCAGTACCACGCGGCCCGCAACGCCGACGGCGAGCTCGAGGGCTTCGCCCAGCTCGAGCCGGTGGCAGGCGCCACCGAGATCGGCCTCGGCCTGCGCCCCGACCTCACCGGCCGCGGGCTCGGGCCGGCCTTCACCGAGGCGGTGATCGACCTTGCCCGCCGGCACGGCGCCGGCCGGATCACGCTCGCCGTGGCGGCGTTCAACGCGCGCGCGATCCGCGTCTACGAGCGCTGCGGCTTCGTCGAGACCGGCCGCCACATGCGCCGGCTGGGCGACCGCGACTGGGAGTTCGCCGACATGGAGCTCCAATCGGGGTCAGACCCCGAACGGAACGCGTGA
- a CDS encoding AMP-binding protein — protein sequence MVSTASSTETFRAARDLLLTRREDYDAASREFRWPELGEFNWALDWFDVVAADNDRPALRVVESDGGERQLSFAEMSARSNRVATWLREQGVARGDRLILMLGNQVELWETILAAMKLGAVLIPATTLLGPDDLVDRVERGGARHVVTTAADAAKFDAVPGDYTRIAVGGRVAGWLDYADADSASADFAPDGPTHADDPLLLYFTSGTTAQPKLVEHTHASYPAGHLSTMYWIGIRPGDVHLNVSSPGWAKHAWSNVYAPWNAEATVLIVNQARFDAAALLDQMVRCDVTTFCAPPTVWRMLIQEDLGRWQVRTRELVAAGEPLNPEVIEHVRRVWGTTIRDGYGQTETTAQIGNPPAQPLKVGSMGRPLPGYTVALIDPISGTEADEGEITLDLRARPLALMTGYRDSAERTAEAMAGGYYHTGDVASRDENGYITYVGRTDDVFKASDYRISPFELESVLIEHEAVAEAAVVPSPDALRLAVPKAYISLAAGHEPTRETALAILTYARAHLAPYKRVRRLEFAALPKTISGKIRRVELRAQEADRHGKGEPTTARADGEFWEDDLPELRG from the coding sequence ATGGTCTCGACGGCTTCGAGCACCGAGACGTTCCGGGCGGCACGCGACCTCCTGCTGACGCGGCGCGAGGACTACGATGCGGCGTCCCGCGAGTTCCGCTGGCCGGAGCTCGGGGAGTTCAACTGGGCGCTCGACTGGTTCGACGTCGTCGCGGCGGACAACGACCGGCCCGCCCTGCGCGTCGTCGAGAGCGATGGGGGCGAGCGGCAGCTCTCGTTCGCCGAGATGTCCGCCCGCTCGAACCGGGTGGCGACCTGGCTGCGCGAGCAGGGCGTCGCACGCGGCGACCGGCTCATCCTGATGCTCGGGAACCAGGTCGAGCTGTGGGAGACGATCCTGGCGGCGATGAAGCTCGGCGCCGTGCTGATCCCGGCGACGACGCTGCTCGGACCCGACGACCTCGTCGACCGGGTCGAGCGGGGCGGCGCCCGCCACGTGGTCACCACGGCCGCCGACGCCGCCAAGTTCGACGCCGTGCCGGGCGACTACACCCGCATCGCCGTCGGCGGACGGGTCGCCGGCTGGCTCGACTACGCGGATGCCGACAGCGCATCGGCGGACTTCGCGCCGGACGGGCCGACGCACGCCGACGACCCGCTCCTGCTCTACTTCACGTCGGGCACGACCGCGCAGCCGAAGCTCGTCGAGCACACGCACGCGTCGTACCCGGCCGGCCACCTCTCGACGATGTACTGGATCGGGATCCGCCCCGGCGACGTCCACCTGAACGTCTCCTCCCCCGGCTGGGCCAAGCACGCCTGGAGCAACGTCTACGCGCCCTGGAACGCCGAAGCGACGGTGCTGATCGTGAACCAGGCCCGCTTCGACGCCGCGGCGCTGCTCGACCAGATGGTGCGCTGCGACGTGACCACGTTCTGCGCGCCGCCGACGGTCTGGCGGATGCTGATCCAGGAGGATCTGGGGCGGTGGCAGGTGCGCACGCGCGAGCTGGTCGCCGCCGGCGAGCCGCTGAACCCGGAGGTGATCGAGCACGTGCGCCGCGTCTGGGGCACGACCATCCGCGACGGCTACGGCCAGACCGAGACCACCGCCCAGATCGGCAACCCGCCGGCCCAGCCGCTCAAGGTCGGCTCGATGGGCCGGCCGCTGCCGGGCTACACGGTCGCGTTGATCGACCCGATCTCGGGTACGGAGGCGGACGAGGGTGAGATCACGCTCGACCTGCGGGCGCGGCCGCTCGCGCTCATGACCGGCTACCGCGACTCGGCCGAGCGCACGGCCGAGGCGATGGCGGGCGGCTACTACCACACGGGCGACGTCGCCAGCCGCGACGAGAACGGCTACATCACCTACGTCGGACGCACCGACGACGTGTTCAAGGCGTCCGACTACCGCATCTCGCCGTTCGAGCTCGAGAGCGTGCTGATCGAGCACGAGGCGGTGGCCGAGGCGGCGGTCGTGCCCTCGCCGGACGCGCTGCGGCTGGCCGTGCCGAAGGCGTACATCTCGCTCGCCGCCGGCCACGAGCCGACCCGAGAGACGGCGCTTGCGATCCTCACGTACGCCCGCGCCCACCTGGCGCCGTACAAGCGTGTGCGCCGGCTGGAGTTCGCCGCGCTGCCGAAGACCATTTCGGGCAAGATCCGCCGCGTGGAGCTGCGCGCGCAAGAGGCCGACCGGCACGGCAAGGGCGAGCCGACCACGGCCCGCGCCGACGGCGAGTTCTGGGAAGACGACCTGCCGGAGCTGCGCGGCTAA
- a CDS encoding Ltp family lipoprotein, which produces MTVSQANAIDAAEKYLSMAAFSRSGLIQQLSSKHGEGYARADAVYAVDHVSVNWKEQAVRAAREHLAERSFSREGLIHQLKARYGDGFTHAEALYGVEGTGLL; this is translated from the coding sequence ATGACCGTCTCGCAGGCGAACGCGATCGATGCGGCGGAGAAGTACCTGTCGATGGCGGCGTTCAGCCGCTCGGGCCTGATCCAGCAGCTCTCGTCGAAGCACGGCGAGGGATACGCCAGGGCGGATGCCGTGTACGCGGTCGATCACGTCTCCGTGAACTGGAAGGAGCAGGCCGTCAGGGCGGCCAGGGAGCACCTCGCCGAGCGGTCGTTCTCCCGCGAGGGCCTGATCCACCAGCTGAAGGCCCGATACGGCGACGGCTTCACCCACGCCGAGGCGCTCTACGGCGTCGAGGGCACCGGACTGCTCTGA